Proteins from one Pseudomonas grandcourensis genomic window:
- a CDS encoding DUF2252 domain-containing protein — translation MTTLTDRLKQGKDARKKCSRSSQATLGNVDRDPIPLIKASSEGRVKSLVELRYGRMLVSPFTFYRGNALLQAHDLAGTSNMGLVSPICGDSHLMNFGGFATPERNLLFSVNDFDEAHPGPWEWDLKRLVASFLVAARDLRHGESVEENICHDVVSAYQKTMLECAEQSSLETWYESISYDDLLAQANKSTLEHVERAIAKAERRTHAELLPKISERDAHGRLIIRDDLPEIFHLHKNTTLLDADDDWLRLSDWRPLYDTFMRDYRGTLQADRRELVSRFHVQDMAFKVVGVGSVGTRCLVALLTDDQEFPLFLQFKEARRSVLAGYVKTRSRVRHEGQRVVDGQRLMQSASDLFLGWTTGPSGRHFYVRQLRDMKISAELETFDGDAFAAYGRLCGRALARAHAKSSGHAAVISGYIGKSDALADALYKYARGYTEQNERDFERFQQACRKGRLRARSEADFAADHLP, via the coding sequence ATGACCACCCTCACCGACCGTTTGAAGCAAGGCAAGGATGCACGCAAGAAGTGCTCCCGCAGTTCGCAAGCAACCTTGGGCAATGTCGACCGTGACCCCATACCGCTGATCAAGGCGTCGAGTGAAGGACGCGTCAAATCGCTGGTGGAGTTGCGCTACGGACGCATGCTGGTGTCACCGTTTACCTTCTATCGCGGCAATGCGCTGCTACAGGCCCACGACCTGGCGGGCACCTCGAACATGGGGCTGGTTTCGCCGATTTGTGGCGATAGCCACCTGATGAACTTCGGCGGTTTCGCAACGCCTGAGCGCAACCTGCTGTTCAGCGTCAACGACTTCGACGAAGCCCATCCCGGGCCGTGGGAGTGGGACTTGAAACGCCTGGTGGCGAGTTTTCTGGTGGCTGCCCGCGACTTGCGCCATGGGGAATCCGTTGAGGAAAACATCTGCCATGACGTGGTAAGCGCCTATCAAAAAACCATGCTGGAGTGCGCCGAACAGAGCTCGCTGGAAACCTGGTACGAATCCATCAGCTATGACGACCTGCTCGCTCAGGCCAACAAAAGCACGCTGGAGCATGTGGAACGCGCCATCGCCAAAGCCGAACGACGCACCCACGCCGAACTGCTGCCGAAAATCAGCGAACGCGACGCCCATGGTCGTCTGATCATTCGCGATGACCTGCCGGAAATTTTCCACCTGCACAAAAACACCACGCTGCTGGATGCCGATGACGACTGGTTGCGCCTTTCGGACTGGCGCCCGCTCTACGACACCTTCATGCGCGACTATCGCGGCACGCTGCAAGCGGACCGCCGTGAGCTGGTGTCGCGTTTTCACGTACAGGACATGGCGTTCAAAGTCGTGGGCGTGGGCAGTGTCGGCACCCGTTGCCTGGTGGCGCTGCTGACCGACGATCAGGAGTTCCCGCTGTTCCTGCAATTCAAGGAAGCACGACGTTCGGTACTCGCCGGCTACGTGAAGACCAGGTCGCGAGTGCGGCATGAGGGGCAACGGGTGGTCGACGGCCAGCGGTTAATGCAATCGGCCAGCGACCTGTTCCTCGGCTGGACCACCGGCCCCAGCGGGCGGCATTTCTATGTGCGGCAATTGCGCGACATGAAAATCTCCGCCGAACTCGAGACCTTCGACGGCGACGCATTTGCCGCCTATGGCCGGCTCTGCGGTCGGGCCCTGGCTCGCGCCCATGCCAAGTCTTCCGGGCACGCGGCGGTGATCAGCGGCTACATCGGCAAGAGCGACGCACTGGCCGACGCGCTCTACAAGTATGCCCGGGGCTATACCGAGCAGAACGAACGCGATTTCGAGCGGTTCCAGCAAGCCTGCCGCAAGGGCCGTTTGCGTGCCCGGTCGGAAGCCGACTTTGCTGCGGATCATTTGCCGTAG
- a CDS encoding YeeE/YedE thiosulfate transporter family protein has product MFSLLISLLLAFLIGWVSQRMGMCLVNAIGLLLKRRPTLFVSLVSCGLFGLLLAPLYALSGVSQPLFIPEVGYLSLVGGGLLFGLASVLNDGCSVGTLTKLASGNLNKVFTILGWVLGIVLWHHLNMLPEHRALQMPMITSRHYWLLIGIVLLILLFLIRIHGDKHLVLSSLLLGALTSALYTFEPLWTPSVFFYDLSQRFWGPDTSLTTQRVAVFAMLMLGMLCYTLHRRTFSYQQLAAMTAGRHLLAGVLMGTGASMMLGGNDSQILLVFPTLTWVGAVPLVSIVLGILVGVGVKRLRA; this is encoded by the coding sequence GTGTTTTCATTGCTGATTTCACTGCTGCTGGCGTTCCTCATCGGCTGGGTCTCTCAGCGCATGGGCATGTGCCTGGTCAATGCCATCGGGCTGCTGCTCAAGCGCCGGCCGACCCTGTTCGTGTCGCTGGTCAGTTGTGGTTTGTTCGGTTTGTTGCTCGCACCGCTCTACGCCTTGTCTGGCGTCAGTCAGCCGCTGTTCATCCCTGAAGTTGGCTATCTGTCACTGGTTGGTGGCGGGTTGTTGTTCGGCCTCGCCTCGGTGCTCAACGACGGGTGCAGCGTCGGCACCCTCACCAAGCTCGCCAGCGGCAACCTCAACAAGGTCTTCACCATCCTCGGCTGGGTGCTGGGCATCGTACTGTGGCATCACCTGAACATGCTGCCCGAGCACCGGGCACTGCAAATGCCGATGATCACCAGCCGTCATTACTGGCTGCTCATTGGCATCGTGCTGCTGATTTTGCTGTTCCTGATCCGGATTCACGGCGACAAACACCTGGTGCTGTCGAGCCTGCTGCTGGGGGCTTTGACCAGTGCCCTCTACACCTTCGAACCGCTGTGGACGCCCAGCGTGTTTTTCTACGATCTCTCGCAAAGGTTTTGGGGGCCCGACACATCATTGACCACCCAGCGTGTGGCGGTGTTCGCCATGCTGATGCTGGGCATGCTCTGTTACACCTTGCATCGCCGCACGTTCAGCTATCAGCAGTTGGCAGCGATGACAGCGGGCAGGCATTTGCTCGCGGGCGTGTTGATGGGGACCGGTGCATCGATGATGCTGGGCGGCAATGACTCGCAGATTTTGTTGGTGTTTCCGACGCTGACCTGGGTGGGAGCGGTGCCGTTGGTGTCGATTGTGTTGGGGATATTGGTGGGGGTTGGGGTTAAGCGGCTGCGTGCTTGA
- a CDS encoding DUF6124 family protein: MKRHSPTPQDSSPDTTTETPDLSQLSKITEPAISARLRNPNHLDPISHVFTLRPNIDTPSLLTHASETLASLNVMSTDLACELESSRRNIALAIQQLAVLAQLLVNRALDNIAPLDEVEA, encoded by the coding sequence ATGAAAAGACACAGCCCCACTCCGCAAGACTCTTCACCTGATACAACTACCGAAACACCCGACTTATCCCAACTCTCCAAAATCACCGAACCCGCCATCAGCGCCCGCCTCCGCAACCCCAATCACCTCGACCCCATCAGCCACGTCTTCACCCTGCGCCCCAACATCGACACCCCCTCCCTGCTCACCCACGCCAGCGAAACCCTCGCCTCGCTCAACGTCATGAGCACCGACCTTGCCTGTGAACTTGAAAGCTCGCGTCGCAATATCGCCCTGGCAATCCAGCAACTGGCCGTGCTGGCGCAATTGCTGGTGAACCGGGCACTGGACAACATCGCGCCACTCGACGAAGTGGAGGCTTGA
- a CDS encoding helix-turn-helix domain-containing protein, with amino-acid sequence MDQSLLLSRLGHQIREKRKSHGLTQSRVAELSGLPRQKVIAVEKGTPTVAMVAYARVLCALDCELSVIPAALPTLEELGELFE; translated from the coding sequence ATGGATCAATCTCTTCTGCTATCCCGCCTGGGGCACCAAATACGTGAAAAACGTAAGAGTCACGGACTGACGCAATCAAGAGTTGCCGAGCTTTCCGGGTTGCCGCGACAGAAAGTTATTGCCGTGGAAAAGGGTACACCCACCGTTGCGATGGTCGCGTATGCCCGAGTTTTGTGCGCATTGGATTGTGAGCTTTCTGTGATTCCGGCCGCACTGCCAACGCTTGAAGAACTAGGTGAATTGTTCGAGTGA
- a CDS encoding ATP-binding protein: protein MGQLKEQSNPFSTGGGGVNFETRVQASFLVAFLAGTPVPCMPTSARITEVGFQSKYKGVHTDDIHVRAKDASGQLYRLYVQIKHEITISDAVDSTFSEVVSAAWQDFNSPDFNANYDSIALVTGPLTKVDVANTIPILEWARYSSSAEDFFCKTMAEGFTSEKKVERLKKIRKQLDRANNGDALTDDEVWRFLKVFYLISYDVDQTGSVTAAMLGALVQQHSEFPASAVLAKVVTVAQDFNQCAGTLTASNVPGDLKSLFKSSINKALDEDVEKLKERSNHVYSGVSTSISGMHVSRYEAIEAVRDAYEAGGFVFVTGERGAGKSGVVKDYMATLGEDAAIFYVRAEDFDKSHLNDVFASSGIRSDLGQLATHFSLIREKVLVIESVEKVLELNNPAAFSDLLNFISTQQGWGVIATGRDYAYQQLAFNYFHPRGIRFNSVNVTGFSSAQVAEVCTSFPALKPLTENRSLVGLLSNPFFIDLAVRALSNGAKFGASETESEFRSTIWGAVIENQSDRRGGMPSRRRSTFIEIAKLRAKKMVFGIRDADFDPEVVARLESDNLILKEPRTSLISPAHDVLEDWALEEFIEGEYLESFGNPSDFLAAIGNEPAINRGFRLWLGHKIASGEELTDFIENVLADEAVASYWKDEVIAAILQSDAPEAYFALLKHSLLCDQARLLKRFFFILRITCQRPMEGLEGIQLEDYSNDTKFLLFLRPYGKGWSTLLDFTFAHRLSFDESHYPHIVEVLESWSEVISIWSKFPPESSVVGELCLFILEHFEDSYRRESLRSKLLKVLLKVVPAIPEQFNVLVEKDVFVSARRRERPRYVDELVSLALSGEMVAMLCRHRPDFIIRLAMHEWLSPEPEDGDRIFRSMLGVADSYGLEDPRGFFPASGSRGPFKYLLQHHPRKGLDFILDLCRASAEKHGCSEYRHREQPDLDILDEMVVELVQLCTQDGTQVSNYASPHLWNGYRGHSTVPYLLQCALMAFENWLVDYVENPPVKNELSWIFEYVLKSSNSVLTTSVLASVAVGFPDKVGASAYPLLRCPMLYRLDMMRSLKEGHELNWFATRRDSMSRVYEEERKQAALRAWRNENLETLLTKLQLFENYRSEAYKIVDELIEIAEATDDKSLKFLLHRANTREWEAIEDKEKNRIIFQSKQELSEDLQQVQLDYQHKHALDAPISRLYVWSRKIFEDPKVDRDAFISCAEAIRDAKEILESLMQGKVVNFEIMALGAVATATAVAVRDYFDELSEEDLGWCLDVIIQVIHLHSDDVDGHMAVDATDSSGSGACAYVLAKMLDCDLDPEQFATLHYTIVTALTHANIHVCVAAAKGVRDYLWTRDITLANFCLSGALEFARFEVVSSCARRSLYSGGSTELDEWIALVSKFREDVLEGKFVADPASVTPESHSMWRFHIPMFMVPFGSIGNLGAALLFRTISIVYDDESSDGDINRSERLNYDVKKVIQDCLGDHAIAARATNFESIRDVLIEGCQRDPSFIYGVKLRFDASMETAGDFSGIWELWSLLAPQMHEIALTDVNTQYAGRQSDLNMLMRGMLYADGFAPRHPMRIKALEVGAQHLIDFCERSAANSLVFESLCTLMYHSHDLFFEKGIDILARVFKGDPHLLESRPNAAFCLEMSLAKYLQSSGSKINRRRYEACLNLLTGIVETGSARAYYLRESLIRTRRIAV, encoded by the coding sequence ATGGGTCAACTGAAAGAGCAAAGTAATCCATTTTCCACAGGTGGTGGCGGTGTCAATTTCGAGACGCGCGTACAAGCATCGTTTCTGGTTGCATTCCTAGCAGGCACGCCTGTGCCATGCATGCCTACCAGTGCCCGGATCACTGAGGTTGGTTTTCAGAGCAAGTACAAGGGTGTGCATACTGATGACATTCATGTACGCGCTAAGGATGCGTCAGGGCAATTATATCGATTGTATGTTCAGATAAAACACGAAATAACAATTAGTGATGCTGTCGATTCGACATTTTCGGAAGTTGTTAGCGCAGCTTGGCAAGATTTTAATAGTCCAGATTTTAATGCAAATTACGACTCTATAGCGTTAGTCACAGGACCGCTAACCAAAGTTGATGTTGCTAACACTATTCCTATTCTGGAATGGGCGCGCTACTCCTCAAGTGCTGAGGATTTTTTTTGCAAAACAATGGCTGAAGGCTTTACAAGTGAAAAGAAAGTCGAGCGTTTAAAGAAGATTCGAAAACAGTTAGATCGTGCTAATAATGGGGACGCGTTGACTGATGATGAGGTTTGGAGATTTCTGAAGGTTTTTTATCTCATCTCTTATGACGTCGACCAAACCGGATCTGTTACGGCCGCTATGTTGGGTGCTTTAGTTCAGCAGCATTCAGAGTTTCCAGCCTCAGCTGTCTTGGCGAAGGTTGTCACCGTAGCACAGGATTTCAACCAGTGCGCAGGGACACTGACGGCTAGCAATGTTCCTGGCGACTTAAAGAGCCTTTTTAAATCAAGTATAAATAAAGCGCTTGACGAAGATGTTGAGAAGCTCAAAGAGAGAAGTAACCATGTCTACTCTGGTGTTTCTACCTCAATTAGTGGCATGCATGTCTCGCGATATGAAGCCATCGAGGCGGTTAGGGATGCTTATGAGGCTGGCGGATTTGTATTTGTAACTGGCGAAAGGGGGGCGGGGAAGTCTGGTGTCGTCAAAGACTATATGGCAACGCTTGGGGAAGATGCCGCGATATTCTATGTTCGGGCAGAAGATTTCGATAAAAGTCATCTCAATGATGTGTTTGCATCGTCGGGGATAAGGTCTGATTTGGGACAGCTTGCTACCCACTTTTCGCTAATTCGGGAGAAAGTTCTAGTCATAGAGTCGGTTGAGAAAGTTCTGGAGCTGAATAATCCAGCGGCATTCTCGGACCTTCTAAATTTTATCTCTACACAGCAAGGTTGGGGTGTCATTGCTACCGGCCGTGATTATGCATATCAGCAACTTGCCTTTAATTATTTTCATCCTCGCGGTATACGGTTCAATAGTGTCAATGTTACCGGCTTTTCTAGTGCTCAGGTCGCAGAGGTGTGCACTAGTTTCCCAGCTCTCAAGCCGTTAACAGAAAACCGATCATTGGTGGGGCTTCTTAGTAACCCATTTTTTATCGATCTTGCGGTGCGTGCTCTGAGTAATGGAGCTAAGTTTGGTGCTAGCGAAACAGAGTCCGAGTTTAGGTCAACTATCTGGGGGGCAGTTATTGAGAATCAGTCTGATCGACGAGGAGGAATGCCGTCGCGCCGTAGGTCAACCTTCATCGAAATAGCAAAGCTACGTGCCAAGAAGATGGTATTCGGGATTCGTGACGCTGATTTTGATCCGGAAGTTGTAGCAAGGCTAGAATCGGATAACCTAATCCTTAAAGAGCCTCGCACTTCACTTATAAGTCCTGCTCATGATGTTCTCGAGGATTGGGCGCTGGAAGAGTTCATTGAGGGTGAGTACTTAGAAAGTTTCGGTAATCCAAGCGATTTTCTAGCAGCTATCGGCAATGAGCCCGCTATAAATCGAGGGTTTCGCTTGTGGCTAGGCCACAAGATTGCATCTGGTGAAGAGTTGACGGACTTTATAGAAAACGTCCTGGCTGACGAAGCTGTTGCCAGCTATTGGAAGGATGAAGTGATTGCAGCAATTCTTCAAAGTGATGCCCCTGAGGCATATTTTGCATTGCTGAAGCACAGTTTGCTATGTGATCAAGCACGTTTGTTAAAAAGGTTCTTCTTTATTCTGCGTATCACATGTCAGCGCCCCATGGAGGGGCTGGAAGGCATCCAGCTTGAAGACTATAGCAATGACACTAAATTTTTACTCTTCCTAAGGCCCTACGGAAAAGGGTGGAGTACGCTTCTAGATTTTACTTTCGCTCACAGGCTGTCTTTCGATGAGAGCCATTATCCACATATTGTGGAGGTGTTAGAAAGTTGGTCAGAGGTTATCAGCATCTGGTCTAAATTCCCTCCTGAGTCCTCAGTTGTTGGCGAATTATGTTTGTTTATATTAGAGCATTTCGAGGATTCCTATAGGAGAGAGTCGCTGCGTAGCAAGTTATTGAAAGTTCTTCTGAAGGTAGTTCCAGCGATACCAGAGCAGTTCAATGTGTTGGTCGAGAAGGATGTGTTTGTTTCAGCGCGTAGGCGTGAACGACCGAGGTACGTAGATGAGCTTGTAAGCTTGGCTTTATCTGGGGAGATGGTTGCGATGCTCTGTCGCCATCGGCCAGATTTTATTATCAGACTTGCTATGCATGAATGGTTGAGTCCAGAACCTGAGGATGGAGACAGGATCTTCAGATCAATGCTTGGCGTTGCTGATAGTTATGGTTTGGAAGACCCGCGTGGTTTTTTCCCCGCCAGTGGATCTCGGGGGCCATTCAAGTATTTGCTTCAACATCATCCGCGTAAAGGGCTTGACTTCATATTGGATCTTTGCCGGGCTAGTGCTGAGAAGCACGGATGCTCCGAATATAGGCATCGAGAGCAGCCGGATCTAGATATTCTGGATGAAATGGTGGTGGAGCTAGTGCAACTCTGTACACAAGATGGTACGCAGGTATCGAACTATGCTTCGCCTCATTTGTGGAATGGATACAGGGGACACTCGACGGTACCGTATTTACTTCAGTGCGCGCTGATGGCATTTGAAAATTGGTTGGTGGACTACGTTGAGAATCCTCCTGTCAAAAACGAACTTTCTTGGATATTTGAATACGTACTAAAGTCCAGTAACTCAGTTCTTACAACATCTGTGCTAGCGTCTGTTGCAGTTGGATTTCCTGACAAGGTTGGAGCTTCAGCTTACCCCTTGCTAAGATGCCCAATGCTTTACAGGTTAGATATGATGCGCAGTCTAAAAGAAGGGCATGAATTAAACTGGTTCGCTACCCGGCGCGATTCGATGTCAAGAGTGTATGAGGAAGAGCGAAAGCAAGCCGCATTGAGGGCTTGGCGTAATGAGAATCTCGAAACACTGTTGACGAAGCTTCAGCTTTTTGAGAACTATAGATCAGAAGCTTATAAAATCGTTGACGAGCTGATTGAGATCGCCGAAGCAACTGATGATAAGTCTTTGAAGTTTTTGCTCCATCGCGCCAATACTCGGGAGTGGGAGGCAATAGAGGATAAAGAAAAAAACCGGATAATTTTTCAATCCAAACAGGAACTCAGTGAGGATCTTCAGCAGGTTCAATTGGATTATCAGCATAAACATGCATTAGATGCTCCGATTAGCCGTTTATATGTTTGGTCGAGAAAAATATTTGAAGATCCCAAAGTTGACAGGGATGCTTTTATATCTTGTGCCGAAGCAATAAGAGATGCTAAGGAAATCCTCGAATCACTCATGCAGGGTAAAGTTGTAAATTTTGAGATCATGGCTCTCGGGGCGGTGGCTACCGCTACTGCCGTGGCGGTGCGAGACTATTTCGATGAGCTGTCTGAAGAAGATCTCGGTTGGTGCTTGGATGTGATAATCCAAGTCATCCATCTCCATTCTGATGATGTAGATGGACACATGGCTGTCGACGCAACAGACTCTTCTGGAAGCGGTGCTTGTGCTTATGTTCTCGCTAAAATGTTGGACTGCGACCTTGATCCGGAGCAATTTGCAACCCTTCATTACACCATCGTGACGGCTCTTACGCATGCTAATATTCATGTATGCGTAGCAGCTGCGAAAGGCGTTCGAGACTATCTGTGGACGCGAGATATAACATTAGCAAATTTTTGCTTAAGCGGTGCACTTGAGTTTGCCCGCTTTGAAGTTGTGAGTAGTTGCGCTCGGCGCAGTTTATATAGTGGAGGGAGTACAGAATTAGACGAATGGATTGCCCTTGTCTCAAAATTTAGAGAAGACGTTTTAGAAGGTAAGTTTGTTGCTGATCCCGCTAGTGTCACACCTGAATCCCACTCTATGTGGCGATTCCATATTCCGATGTTTATGGTTCCATTTGGCAGTATCGGCAATTTAGGTGCAGCGTTGTTGTTTAGAACGATTTCCATCGTTTATGATGATGAAAGTTCGGATGGAGATATCAATCGTTCGGAACGATTAAATTATGATGTCAAGAAAGTAATCCAAGATTGTTTGGGGGATCATGCTATAGCAGCCCGGGCCACTAATTTTGAATCTATAAGGGATGTTTTAATTGAAGGCTGTCAACGAGATCCGAGTTTTATATACGGAGTAAAGCTACGGTTTGACGCCTCGATGGAGACAGCGGGGGATTTCAGCGGAATTTGGGAGCTCTGGAGTCTACTTGCGCCGCAGATGCATGAGATTGCTTTAACTGATGTGAATACTCAATATGCAGGCCGTCAATCTGATTTGAATATGCTCATGCGTGGTATGTTGTATGCGGATGGGTTTGCTCCTCGTCACCCGATGAGGATTAAGGCGCTAGAGGTCGGTGCTCAACATCTTATAGATTTTTGCGAGCGGTCAGCCGCAAATAGTCTTGTTTTCGAATCACTATGCACTCTGATGTATCACTCCCATGATTTGTTTTTTGAAAAAGGTATAGATATTCTAGCCAGAGTATTTAAGGGGGATCCGCACCTTCTAGAGTCGCGACCGAATGCTGCATTCTGTCTTGAGATGTCATTGGCTAAATATTTGCAAAGCTCAGGAAGTAAGATTAATCGTAGAAGATATGAGGCTTGTTTGAATCTGCTTACTGGTATAGTTGAAACAGGCTCTGCTAGAGCCTACTATCTTCGTGAGTCGCTGATTCGCACGCGCAGGATTGCCGTTTAA
- a CDS encoding YfjI family protein: protein MQQLDPKLELPRPPRPLIESNPVPQPYPVQALGGILGPAVERMAEVIGVPQALAAQSVLAASALATQGHAGLQLDGRHYPLSLYLITVAASGDRKTAADRSALLPARQWEREQWQHYREQLFRYRAAQRQAQRINPADPAPTNSVPLEAEPSAPRLITTDPTIEALIKGLCHDLPSMGLFCDEGGQFLGSSTMSRDNRLKAVTTLSSLWDGSPIDRARSMAGESLRAYDRRLSLHLMLQPYLAMQLLSDPLLQGQGILGRCLMTWPTSLAGQRSYQAVDLSKDAALKRYHHRLSALFYQPWSLSADGALQLSKLSLSPLARRRWIDLHDAIEAQLGEFGELASVRPSGSKAADNLLRIAGILAVVEESSVVEVDHIQRASALVGYYLTEIQRLTEQEPVCRVKEEADRLLRWLQVKDWKRFSIRDLNRNGPRFARKSSRHATKLLVELLDHQWLITDGHTFEVRHV, encoded by the coding sequence ATGCAGCAGTTAGATCCGAAGCTTGAACTACCACGACCACCTCGACCGTTGATTGAGTCGAACCCCGTGCCCCAGCCTTATCCGGTGCAGGCACTGGGTGGGATTCTTGGGCCTGCGGTTGAGCGTATGGCCGAGGTCATCGGCGTGCCCCAAGCACTGGCCGCGCAATCGGTGTTGGCCGCCTCGGCCCTGGCCACTCAAGGTCATGCGGGCTTACAACTCGACGGGAGACATTATCCCCTGTCGTTGTACCTGATCACGGTGGCTGCGTCCGGTGATCGCAAGACCGCGGCAGACCGATCCGCACTGCTGCCAGCGCGCCAATGGGAGCGTGAACAGTGGCAACACTATCGTGAGCAGCTCTTTCGGTACCGTGCCGCACAGCGACAAGCGCAGCGTATCAATCCTGCCGATCCCGCCCCCACAAACAGCGTACCGCTCGAAGCGGAGCCTTCGGCCCCTCGGCTGATCACCACAGACCCGACGATCGAGGCCCTGATCAAGGGGCTCTGCCATGACTTGCCGAGCATGGGGCTGTTCTGTGACGAGGGCGGACAATTCCTTGGCAGCAGCACCATGAGTCGGGACAACCGTTTGAAAGCGGTCACGACCTTGTCGTCACTCTGGGACGGTAGCCCGATTGATCGTGCTCGCTCTATGGCAGGCGAAAGCCTAAGAGCCTATGACCGACGCCTGAGCCTGCACCTGATGCTGCAACCGTATTTGGCCATGCAGTTACTCAGTGACCCGTTGCTGCAGGGGCAAGGCATTCTAGGGCGCTGCTTGATGACCTGGCCCACCAGTCTAGCCGGGCAACGTAGCTACCAGGCTGTCGACTTGTCCAAAGACGCCGCCCTCAAGCGCTATCATCACCGCCTTTCGGCTCTGTTTTATCAGCCTTGGTCACTTTCCGCTGACGGAGCCTTGCAGCTGTCAAAGCTGAGCCTCAGTCCGCTGGCGCGTCGTCGCTGGATTGATTTGCATGATGCTATCGAAGCTCAGCTGGGGGAGTTTGGCGAGCTGGCCAGCGTACGGCCCAGCGGATCAAAGGCCGCCGATAACCTGCTGCGCATCGCCGGCATTCTTGCAGTTGTGGAGGAGAGCAGCGTCGTGGAGGTCGACCATATCCAACGGGCCTCCGCTTTAGTCGGCTACTACCTCACCGAGATCCAGCGCCTGACTGAGCAGGAGCCAGTGTGTCGAGTTAAGGAAGAGGCGGACCGGTTGTTGCGCTGGCTGCAGGTCAAAGATTGGAAGCGCTTCAGTATTCGAGACCTGAATCGCAACGGTCCCCGCTTTGCCCGTAAGAGCAGTCGCCATGCCACCAAGCTTCTGGTCGAGTTGCTTGATCATCAGTGGCTGATCACCGACGGCCACACCTTCGAGGTGCGCCATGTTTAA
- a CDS encoding integrase domain-containing protein has translation MARVGKRAGRNFGFGRQLSYAGPQALKDLFGDGHFASVKAHSDRWQAFVHWCRSDEGPRVNDARQIDREILMRYAVHVREQVDQGNVGIATAQNRLSSVNRTMAALRGDQYVEIPSPSKALGLQRSSVRSEAPRGQDRAQVKLIARALSDRQQSRVSAIVLLARETGMRLREAILADLPRLQREIRQLGKINIQDGTKGGRSGASAPRWITVTDQVRDALDWASATSPNGSRNLLAPGESYKDFMQAVVRPARDILHEHGLKGFHELRAAYACERYEQLVGFPAPVNGGRVHQEDRALDQRARKQISHELGHNRIDVVSAYIGGRR, from the coding sequence ATGGCTCGGGTCGGTAAGCGAGCGGGGCGCAATTTCGGCTTCGGTCGCCAGCTTAGCTATGCTGGACCGCAAGCACTGAAAGACCTGTTTGGCGACGGCCATTTTGCTTCCGTCAAAGCCCATAGTGATCGCTGGCAGGCGTTCGTGCATTGGTGTCGATCCGATGAAGGACCGAGGGTCAACGACGCGCGCCAGATAGACCGCGAGATCCTCATGCGGTACGCCGTCCACGTGCGGGAGCAGGTTGATCAGGGCAACGTCGGCATTGCCACCGCGCAGAACCGACTGTCCAGCGTAAACCGAACGATGGCCGCGCTGCGCGGTGATCAGTACGTCGAAATCCCGAGTCCGAGTAAGGCGCTTGGCTTGCAGCGCTCAAGCGTGCGTAGTGAGGCTCCGCGTGGCCAAGACCGTGCGCAGGTCAAGTTGATCGCACGGGCGCTGTCAGATCGTCAGCAATCGAGGGTGAGTGCCATTGTGCTCCTCGCCCGTGAGACTGGTATGCGCCTGCGCGAAGCGATCCTGGCCGATCTGCCCCGACTGCAACGTGAGATTCGGCAACTGGGCAAGATCAACATCCAGGATGGCACCAAAGGTGGTCGATCAGGGGCCTCGGCACCGCGCTGGATTACGGTAACGGATCAAGTTCGCGATGCCCTAGATTGGGCCAGCGCGACCTCACCCAATGGCAGTCGGAATTTGTTGGCGCCCGGCGAAAGCTACAAAGACTTTATGCAGGCAGTTGTGCGACCGGCACGGGACATCCTGCATGAGCATGGATTGAAAGGTTTTCATGAGCTGCGGGCGGCTTACGCCTGTGAGCGCTATGAGCAACTAGTCGGCTTTCCTGCACCCGTTAATGGTGGTCGTGTTCATCAAGAGGATCGAGCACTCGATCAGCGAGCCCGTAAGCAGATCAGCCACGAGTTGGGACATAACCGCATCGATGTGGTGAGTGCCTACATCGGAGGCCGGCGATGA